One genomic region from Carettochelys insculpta isolate YL-2023 chromosome 4, ASM3395843v1, whole genome shotgun sequence encodes:
- the ENOPH1 gene encoding enolase-phosphatase E1 isoform X1: MVVLSLPAEVAAILLDIEGTTTPISYVQDTLFPYIKDNVKEYLRSHWGEEECQQDVSLLRKQAEEDSSLDGIVPIPSETGTGEGEVEQIIQAVVDNVYWQMSLDRKTTALKQLQGHMWRAAYTSGRMKGEVFEDVVPAIRKWREAGLKVYIYSSGSVEAQKLLFGYSTEGDILELLDGHFDTKLGPKVESESYRRIARSIGCSTNNVLFLTDVTREAHAAEEANMHVAVVLRPGNAGLTDDEKSYYSLITSFSELFLPSST, translated from the exons atGGTGGTGCTCTCGCTGCCTGCAGAAGTCGCCGCCATCCTGCTGGACATCGAAGGCACCACCACGCCCATCAGCTACGTGCAG GACACGTTATTTCCTTACATCAAAGATAATGTTAAAGAGTACCTGCGTAGtcactggggagaggaggagtgcCAGCAGGATGTCAGCCTTCTGAGGAAACAG GCTGAAGAGGATTCCAGCTTGGATGGCATTGTACCTATTCCTTCAGAAACTGGAACTGGAGAAGGTGAAGTGGAACAAATCATCCAGGCTGTAGTAGACAATGTGTACTGGCAGATGTCCCTGGACAGAAAGACCACAGCATTGAAACAGCTTCAGGGTCACATGTGGAGGGCAGCCTACACAAGTGGACGCATGAAGGGAGA AGTCTTTGAGGACGTGGTTCCAGCTATCAGGAAGTGGAGGGAAGCAGGACTGAAAGTATATATCTATTCCTCAGGGAGCGTGGAAGCCCAGAAGCTTCTGTTTGGATACTCAACAGAAGGTGATATTCTAGAG CTCTTAGATGGCCACTTTGATACCAAACTGGGTCCCAAAGTAGAGAGTGAGAGTTACAGGAGGATCGCGAGGAGCATTGGGTGTTCAACTAACAACGTTCTCTTCCTGACTGACGTCACTCGAG AGGCACATGCTGCGGAAGAAGCAAATATGCACGTGGCTGTGGTCTTGAGGCCAGGCAATGCGGGGTTAACGGACGATGAGAAGTCGTATTACAGTCTCATCACATCTTTCAGTGAACTGTTCCTGCCTTCTTCCACCTAG
- the HNRNPDL gene encoding heterogeneous nuclear ribonucleoprotein D-like: MEDVTEYSGGLEEFAEGSKINASKNQQDDGKMFIGGLSWDTSKKDLTEYLSRFGEVVDCTIKTDPVTGRSRGFGFVLFKDAASVDKVLELKEHKLDGKLIDPKRAKALKGKEPPKKVFVGGLSPDTSEEQIKEYFGAFGEIENIELPMDTKTNERRGFCFITYTDEEPVKKLLESRYHQIGSGKCEIKVAQPKEVYRQQQQQQQKGGKGASSGGRGGGRGRGRGQGQNWNQGFNNYYDQGYGNYNSTYSDPSYSGYGGYDYSGYNYPSYGYGQGYTDYSGQQSTYGKASRGGGNHQNNYQPY, from the exons ATGGAGGACGTGACAGAGTACAGCGGTGGCCTGGAGGAGTTCGCCGAGGGCTCCAAGATCAACGCCAGCAAGAACCAGCAAGACGATGG TAAAATGTTTATAGGAGGCCTCAGTTGGGACACCAGCAAGAAAGATTTGACAGAATACTTGTCTCGGTTTGGAGAGGTTGTGGACTGCACAATTAAAACAGATCCAGTGACTGGGCGGTCCAGAGGATTTGGCTTTGTGCTCTTCAAAGATGCTGCCAGTGTTGACAAG GTATTGGAACTGAAGGAACACAAACTGGATGGCAAGTTAATTGATCCTAAAAGAGCAAAAGCACTGAAGGGTAAAGAGCCACCAAAAAAAGTGTTCGTTGGTGGGTTGAGTCCAGATACTTCTGAAGAACAGATTAAAGAATACTTTGGTGCTTTTGGCGAG ATTGAAAATATTGAACTTCCCATGGACACAAAGACAAATGAAAGGAGGGGTTTTTGTTTCATCACATACACAGATGAAGAGCCAGTTAAAAAATTGCTGGAAAGCAGATATCATCAGATTGGGTCTGGCAAG TGTGAGATCAAAGTAGCACAGCCCAAAGAAGTATAtagacagcagcagcaacaacaacaaaaaggtgGAAAAGGTGCTTCTTCTGGGGGCCGAGGTGGTGGCAGGGGGCGTGGCAGGG GTCAGGGGCAAAACTGGAACCAAGGATTTAACAACTACTATGATCAAGGATATGGAAATTATAACAGCACTTACAGTGATCCAAGCTATAGTGGTTATGGTGGATATGATTATTCTGGTTACAACTATCCAAGCTATGGCTATGGCCAGGGATACACAGACTACAGTG GTCAACAGAGCACATACGGGAAAGCATCCCGAGGTGGCGGCAATCACCAGAACAACTACCAGCCATACTAA
- the ENOPH1 gene encoding enolase-phosphatase E1 isoform X2, whose translation MVVLSLPAEVAAILLDIEGTTTPISYVQAEEDSSLDGIVPIPSETGTGEGEVEQIIQAVVDNVYWQMSLDRKTTALKQLQGHMWRAAYTSGRMKGEVFEDVVPAIRKWREAGLKVYIYSSGSVEAQKLLFGYSTEGDILELLDGHFDTKLGPKVESESYRRIARSIGCSTNNVLFLTDVTREAHAAEEANMHVAVVLRPGNAGLTDDEKSYYSLITSFSELFLPSST comes from the exons atGGTGGTGCTCTCGCTGCCTGCAGAAGTCGCCGCCATCCTGCTGGACATCGAAGGCACCACCACGCCCATCAGCTACGTGCAG GCTGAAGAGGATTCCAGCTTGGATGGCATTGTACCTATTCCTTCAGAAACTGGAACTGGAGAAGGTGAAGTGGAACAAATCATCCAGGCTGTAGTAGACAATGTGTACTGGCAGATGTCCCTGGACAGAAAGACCACAGCATTGAAACAGCTTCAGGGTCACATGTGGAGGGCAGCCTACACAAGTGGACGCATGAAGGGAGA AGTCTTTGAGGACGTGGTTCCAGCTATCAGGAAGTGGAGGGAAGCAGGACTGAAAGTATATATCTATTCCTCAGGGAGCGTGGAAGCCCAGAAGCTTCTGTTTGGATACTCAACAGAAGGTGATATTCTAGAG CTCTTAGATGGCCACTTTGATACCAAACTGGGTCCCAAAGTAGAGAGTGAGAGTTACAGGAGGATCGCGAGGAGCATTGGGTGTTCAACTAACAACGTTCTCTTCCTGACTGACGTCACTCGAG AGGCACATGCTGCGGAAGAAGCAAATATGCACGTGGCTGTGGTCTTGAGGCCAGGCAATGCGGGGTTAACGGACGATGAGAAGTCGTATTACAGTCTCATCACATCTTTCAGTGAACTGTTCCTGCCTTCTTCCACCTAG